TGAAGGGTGGTAGGAGTGTTCGCTTACAAGAACTCAATTCCATTAGGCATTGAAGTGAGTAAAACGAGGCAGCTCCGTGTGCTGGATGGGCATCTATATAACGCACTCGCATCTCGCTTATCTACCTAATAAAGGTattcccttcctccctttgTCGACTTCGTCGCCACCCCTATTTCTAGCTTCTCGCTGCGACATAAAGCGTGTGCCAGTGAGGTGTCTCCGCGAGACAATCCCTTGGGATGACAATGCTTACCCCACGTATGAATGCCACCGATGCTTCCTAGGTAATTTAAGTGTGGCCTTGCTTTCACCATCATCtacattatcgtcatcgtcctcatcgtcatcaacatcatcatcatcatcatcatcatcatcaccattaattttttttctttttttattagtgATTCGAAATCATCAGATATTTTCTTAAGCTTATGGGAACGTCGAGAGAATCTTAAACCACGTAAAGTTTTGGTAAGACGTCGAGAGATCTTACAATCCAGCTTTACAACTAGAATTCTCCAACTAATTAGCGATCGTTCGAACTCAggtataacgatatatatatatatatatatatatatatatatatatatatataaaacatatatatatatatacatgtatatattttgtgaGAAGAAACACATCACTCGGATGAGTCTGATTATTCGTGCGACGTCGAACCCTACAAATTAAGTCGATTGCTCGACCAACGGGAACGATCCCGACAGGTAACTGAGGGGGTTGAAAGTGTTATGGATGGAGGATATCTCCTTCCTGATGTGCAGGATAGTGCGATAATCGCATCGAATTTCTGCTGATTATAGGCAATCGTTGGCGAAAGATATGCCGTTCGAGGGTGCGAACGATGTTGCATAAAagcagcgagagagagagagagagagagagagagagaaagagagtgagagagagagagtgagagagacggTAGGTCCATACCACGTCGCCACCCCGATGTATACGCTCGAACGCGTTGCGTAATTAGCGACTGCCTCGCCGGTTTTGTGGGTGGGCGCGGGTGAAATGGGTGCGAGCAACCCCAGAACCCGTTCGAGCGACTCGCGCTCTGCCACGTGCGTGAACGCATCTAATATCTACAGGGTGACTCTCGAACGTAAGACAATATTACAATTTGGAGtacgataaaatcatttacatTGGTCAATTAAGATTTGAGAATTAATGCGATTATTAACGATGTAACttcgtttaattatattattatatgaattatacgCTTACGagcttataataaaataataaaatatatgatatattatttaaatgaaaaatttgttaatttaagCCATCCTTCGTTTCGCGTGATTCTAATAAGTGAAaatggatttatttttctgttaacGACGCTAATCCCTTTCGAAACACCCTGTATGAGGGAAGGAggtaaaaggaagagagaggagagagagagagagagagagagagagagggagagaaaacaGTGTAGAGAGACTACCGAGGCGTAGACGCAATTAATGCAGAAACCCAGCATGGACGTCGAGGGAGTTTCGAGAAGGGCATCGCTATGCCGAGCCGTGAGACGTAATGACTAATTGAGATTGGAAAAGGGGGAATAATACGATCCGGGTGGTCACGGTAAAACgcactttctctttcctttccagCGCTATCGTCGACGTTGACGTTCTCCTTCATCACCCTTCGCCACCACCCCCTTTTGAGatccactttctctctttcgcttaaACGACAAAAGATCTCTCGCCTGCAGGCACACCAAATGAATTTACAAACTCCGGCCGATTGCTGTAATACCTATCTTCAAATCTCTTTATATCTTATGCGattatgatcgatcgatcgattgattgatCAACGAATTCCTTGACTTATCTAATCAATCCTTCGACATAAAAACgtgatttttctcttcttctataaATTCCAAATAAGTTTCATCCCTATCtaattcgttataattttctaatttattttcgaattatcgttcaaaaaaaattaaatttaattatataatccaTCGACGCAaattaatgtttcatttttattgataataatgaattatctaCAATGTAGTATGAacaatatcgaataataaaatacacatGACAAAGTCAATAAACCATCCTTCCTGTTCGCAACCTCACCGTCGAGTGAGCCCAGTATTAGGACAAGGAATACTTTATACGACATCTAGCGGAACTCAGCAATGATATCTTGTGTAAAAAGTAAAACCGATTGTGTACCATCTATGGatgaattgtttaaataaaattttccaataagtttttctttttctttttctttttttttttgtatattttttttttttttttttttttttttttttttttttttttttcaatactaAAATCATTATCGCCAAAAACTCTCGTACTGTATatacgtttaaataataattattatctgaggatattatcgattgaaatttatttcacaaATAATCATTAGATATTCATACCttgtctttttatattcttacttATCTTTTTGTTCGTATATAACAAAACGTGATATAAgtatattcaaataatcattcatcttctttctgtGTCAAGAAATTACGATGGGGTTGTGGGGTAGTGAATGTATGatgggagggggggagggttTAGGATGTCGCATAGTATTCCCTACGTTGAAAAGGGGGAGGGACTCAGAAGAAGGAACACAAGGCGTGTGACATTCGTCGAGGTATTGTTCAAAACGAGCGAGGACGAATTCGTGAGTTCTCCAAGAAGGCCCcgtcgtcatagtcgtcgtTTCCATTCGTCGTTGTTGGCTCGTCGacattaagataattattttctaggAGAACGTGCGCGTTCATTGTCGCCGTTACCGCGACAGAATGGTATTATGTATTGTCGCGAAGAAAACATGAGAGTAGAGTTGGTAGGCGAGTAAGTACGACAACGTTGAGATCTCTACTGTTATACCTTAGCCATCGCGTAGGTGGAACATTATGCTTCGTTGAGctgaagagaagaaagagaaagagaaagagaaagagacagagacagagaaagagaaagagaaagagaaaaagaaatagaaagagagaaagagacagtgtGATGTTGAACGTGGGCTGGAAGGATAAGGGGATTGTGGAGGGGGTGTAGAACGGGGGAAGAGGGGAAGCACACTTTCGTAGCATTCATCGAGGGTGCTCACGAACGTTGTAGAACCACGAGACAGACTTGAATCGCAATGTATCCACTGTCTTTTTAGCCGGCGATGCCATTAATGTGATTATTTCTACCGAGTGTTTCCGAAgcctcgaaatatttccatgtaATCGAGACTTACGATTCGAAACACTATTACGGCCATTAAAGGAGACTCagccattttttctttctttcttttcttttgtaattttcttccttttttttttcttttttttttttctttttttttttttgaaatgatCGACTGAAACGTCGATAGTCGTGGAAATtcgataattgaaattttatatatatatatatatatataattgaaagtatatatatatacatatatataagtaggGTGTACCCCATAATAATTCAACAATTCGTAGAACAAAAGGTAGGAGAAATTTTGTTGCactatattttgttttcgaaaaagaaaaagtaaattaattttttgaaagaatagataaaattataaatatattttttatttcggaaTTATTTGTTTACTATAAAATTATCAGATACCTGgaacaccctatatatatatatatatatatacacacgcatatatatccccctttttctctcattctctttctctttctctttctctttttctctccattgatttgattcgattcgattcttgCGCGGTCGGTGATTAAAGTGCctcgaaaatgtaaaaagcACGACGGATATTATCGAGTCGCTCTCCCGTGAAACTCGTTTACGCGCGTATGCGACACGATTTAATTACTTTCCAAGAGAACGAGCCTagcttttaatataaatggGATTTTTCTCTGTCGCTAGACAGTCGATTTCATGCCCCCTCGATTTCGCTCTTTTTGCCGAGTGAAATGAGTCGCATGAAATTTTCTGTCCGTTAATCGTCGTCTCTCTTATgacttttcaatctttttaaattaatcgttttaacGGTAGAACAAAGTACATGGAAATTCAAATCTTCAAACGTTAATCGTGCCAAtgctaaataatatttattttaaattcaattttttactCGAAGATATGCTATTGAAGAAATTTATCAAGCTACCTAACCTAGTAAAATGGCCGCCGAAAATATTTCCATCCAAGAGGATGGCTTTGGTTTTGTACCAAGGCcagatattaaagaatatgGAAGATCTTACGAGATAGTTAGAAGgtattcctttcttcttttgaattttttgtattattaataatgaaaaaaaaagaaaagaaaaaaaatagtaataataataaaaagtatccaACGTTTTgttcaaacaaatttttcacCACCCAACAGATATACCATGACGAATAAACAGAAGGCAACGGTTCGATTGATATCCTGGGGAGCGGGAATACAATCTATCAAAGTACCTAACAAGAAAGGCGTATTAGGTGACGTTGTATTAGGATTTGATAATATGAACGGTAAGATCGTTTCTTCGCGTCTGATTAGATTTAGAAATcgatacaatatatttttactttcaatgACAACGTAATCAGGATATTTGGAGAACAGGTATACAGGAAGTATCATCGGTCGTTTAGTGAATCGCGTTGCCGATGGTAAAATGTGTATTCAGAAGACAATCTATTCGTTGTCGATCAATGACAAGTGTAAAAGGGATCATATCCATGGTGGATTAGTTGGGTTTGATAACGTTAATTggaattcatatatattgaaCAAACAAGTGGTAGATCATAAATACAACCAATtggttatttcttttttttttatcattccgTTCGTTCGAATCTTTctaatggtaaaaaaaaaaaaaaaataaaaaaaaaaaaaaataaaaaacaggtCATGTCTCATCTAAGTCCTGCGGGTAGAGAAGGTTATCCCGGTTATATGTTGACACAAGTTAAATATACTTGGACGGACGATAATCAATTGCATATAAATATTCGTGCCACTGCTACTGAGCCAACACCAGCTAATATCACCAATTATTCTTTGTTAAATTTGGCCGGCCATGTAAGATTATAAATGAATGCCATCTAagataatatagtatatatttataattgttaatatttcgatttaattaggCTGCCGGTcctaaagaattaaaaaagcaCGTTGTAACGATAAATGCCGATAGTTGGACGTTCATGGATATAAAAAACTATTTGCCGACAGGTGCTATTCGTTCTGTCGAGAATACCGTCTACGATTTACGTTTACCGACACAATTAACCAAAGAAACACTTTATCGCGTACCAGGAGGAGGTTACAATCATAATCTATGTATTTGCAGTCCAAGCTCTTGGTGTTATCGATTCCATGCTAGGTAAATTTTTAtccgatattattatcacgatcgatacgattaatcattataaattttgttttcttctttcctatcGAAGGATCATACATCCTGAATCAGGAAGGactttagaaatttattcgaatcatCCTGGGTTACAATTTTATACCGGAAACGATTTGCCCGATCCTAATCTCGTTTATCCATCAGATTGGGAggattatatttcaaaattttgtGATGACAGGGTATGACAAGATCCTTGAAGTTATTGATTTaaacgattagaaattttaacgaatgaTAATCAATCATATCTTATGTTCGTTTTAGAATCAAACAAATTCGACGATTTATGGTAAAGAAGGTGTCCCGTATCGCCGACACGGAGCTTTCGTTCTATCCCCACAAAATTATCCTAACGctattaatatagataattttcCTTCTTGTATTCTTTATCCTGGTAAGGTTTACGTCCATGATATGTCCTATAAATTTGGTTTGCTAACCAAAGATTAATTTAtagttgtttttcttttttctttgtttctttttcttcttcttcctttctttctttttttttttttttttcttttttactgcCATCGAAGTTCATCATCGAAGAGGAAACATTGATCGGCTATACAAAATTgacttggttttttttttttttttttttctttttttcttctattcacATAGTCAATGCGTGTAATTATAGCGCTCTGCACTCTTACGAAATTGTcttaaattctattataaaattattcggtAATACGTAGGCACGAAAATTAGAcatgatacatttttttctttttttatgattgCTATTCCATaagtatatatcttttttttgtatatatatatatatatatgtatatatatatgtatgtatatatatgtgtgtgtgtgtatatatatatatatgtgtgtgtgtgtgtatgtgtatatgtgtgtatgtgtgtgtataattctttttaaatcattataaaggcacataatgaatgaaataagagACTGATTCATTCGAAGCTTGATTCATACGAAAATCaagtctctcttttttttttatcttttacgtATCATTCTAAATTATATCCTACATTCGTGTTACATTAATGCtacaatttcataaattatatttatatataagctAAAATCTGTTTTTTGTGTACAATTATTGTTTTACTTACAATTAGGATAAGACTTCAATGTTTGTACAACTCTAATCGATTGTTACTACTATcattaagaatttttcattataacggGCAGTAAGTATTATTGTCAATAAGAACTCATAGAAAGATGTCGATTGGCAGTGACGATCTGTGTCAACTTTGGTAATAACTATCGTAGAAAAACGTTGAAGTCACGAAAttaccaattttttttctttcgatcttttcacttttctttttctttctttttttctttttgtttctttttttctttttttgtctctttttttttttttttttttttttttgtttttttttggtttttttttttttgaacacaTTGGAGAGTATGATCAGTTAAATTATTGGCAGTGTTAATTAATAGCATCAATTGTATCGTTTAAAATTGTGATCAAATTTGTGATACGATGTGTGCCCTTTACCCTCTTATCCCCTCTTCGCCGTTCTCCCTCGTGCCCACCgagtaaaaagagataaaattattaaattatatcgttgATTCTTAAAACCTAATCCTAAAATCATCATAATGTTAATCGATCAACGTCCTCAACAcgagttatttaaatatactgtTTCATTGTGAAGAGAACGTTAATGGTTGCATCGTTTGTTTCTGGATTCATCGGTCAGTAAATAATTTGATCTATTTCATTCGGTTACTATAAGATGAATTCTAAATGTCAATGGTTTCTCCCAAATTTCATTTTCCGCTGTTATACCGTTTCTTGGACGACCGTGTATAACTACACGGAATTCTCCAGGTTTCTTCAAACGACTACGAAAATGAAGTGCCCAAATTCCATGATCCTTtgcaatttcaaaatattcatgtTTATTACCACGAACGATCGTATATTCCATTTCTTCATCCTGTAATATAATCaatcaaatgataaataatgtaatgaCTTTTATACAAgataaatcttatttattacctttatagcAGGTTGCAACTTAATGATTCTCATTCTATGCTTCGTCTGGCGCAAACTTATCTTCATAACGTATTCCTCGCCATGATGATGTCTTCTTGCTTTTCGAGTTATCCGTATCTTGATTAATTCGTCTCGTTTTTGTTGTAACTCTTCGTCAACCGATCTGATTCGGGCGCCTCTTCTACGTCTTCCTTTACcgtttatctataatattttatcaccgttataaatatctttcttttgtgttttttttcttttttttttttttttttaatcataatgacaaaaaaaaaggaaaataaaaataaaataaataaataaaaaataaaaaagaaaaagaaaaatgtctctGTAGAGTTAAGACCTTGCAAGAGAAACATCCTTCCGTAGAAATAGTTTTGTCGTCAGCCGGTGGAATATGATAAGGATCCGGATTGATCACATAAGTTGGTACATTACCAATTTCTTCTCCATAATTGGATTGAGATAACGGATTAATCGTAGACAAACAATGACCCTAAATcaaacagaaaataatatgacTACAATATTGAAACAAGTATAATTGCAATGGTTAAATAATATCACTGATAACGAACTTGTCCTATTCTTTGATAACCGGTAGGACAACCGCAAATAAAACCGTTAGCTCCATTAGGTGTGCATCCAAAAGCACAAGGAGATCCCAAACAACCTGCGCTGACCTGGATAAATAAAGatgtgtcaaaaaaaaaaaaaaaaaaaaaaaaaaaaaaaagaaaaaaaacaaagaaatttttttttataaaaatcacaaAGAACGATTTTCATACTTGAACGCAAAtctgtaaattattatcaaattgatAACCGTCAGGGCAACCACACTTGTAACTTCCAATAGTGttaatacaagtattttcACCGCACGGTGAATTGCTACATTCGTTTTCGTCTATGCACTGACTGTAATAAAGATGTTGAACAAATCCTTCCGGACAACCGCAACGATAACTTCCCATAAagttctataaaatatttataaaaatcttagAACGATTATCGACGATTCATTTATATCGTGATATTTTTCACATACTTGACAGCCATGCTCGCAATTACTATCGTCGGcacattcgttattatcggtacaAAATCTTCCAGACTGATCAAGCTTAAATCCTCTGGGACAGATACATCGGAAACTGCCAAGCGTATTGACGCACGTACCCGGTTTCGGACAAGTCCCGGGTTGTTCACACTCATCAATatctagaaaataaatttttcgtttcgtttcgtttcttttttttcttttttttttttttttttctttttttttttatataccaaacatcaatgaaatcaaaaaatcaaatagaaaaatcgtCCAATCACAAACCGTGACAAGCATCTCCATCTTGAGTATATCCTTCGCGACAACCGCAGGTGTAGCTTCCTTGAGTGTTTACACAATTTTGTTGACAAAGATGATTTCCTGTAGCACATTCGTCCATGTCCCGACAACTGATCCCATCGGGATTTAATATGAAACCAACAGGACAGGAACATATAAAGCTTCCTTCAGTGTTTTGACAATTATATTTGCAAGGTTTGGGAGTTAATTCGCACTCGTTCACGTCTAcgatcatatttaatatcaatccTGATCgtcgtttaaatataaaatcaatcaatatttaaaaatgttttatataccTATGCAATGTGCCCCCGATTTATCAGACTTATATCCCTTGTTGCAAATACATCTGTAGGAACCCAACGTGTTAATGCATATTCCGTTTCTACATAAATCCGGTATCGTCTTACATTCATCGAtatctgtataaaaaaaaaaaaaaaaaagaaaagataatattattaaataaaagagacgaatatattttttcgtttcttttttctttttttatcaaatagaaataaaattaattatgaatatttaccTTGGCCATTTATAGAGAAACCCTTGTCCAAACATAATTCGTTGTAATCTTCTGAGTCTCTCGAAGGACATATTTCACAATGTGGACCCCATGCAGCACCCATCGTGCAACAACAATCCGCTTTAGTCACTGTACGTAATTCTGAGGTCCTTCCTGTACATCTACCACCGATCGTTTGTAGGAAACAATAACCGACTCTACGATCTGATCATGAAACGTAATAATAGTTTTCTTAAATTAACAATCGCATTACGTGATTAATATATCGTTCAAacatatcgttataaaagaaGTACTCTTTATATGTATtgatcattgataataattacatttttatcataattttgttattaaaatgcaAATGATACAGGAACatgatttcaaaattaatgatttaaatagATAGTACGTAATTGTAATCTCACCGATACATGATTTTCCATCGGCACTTTGTTCAAAACCATCGTAACAATAACATTGATAACTTCCTTCTAAATTGACGCAACGTCCATGTCTACATAATCCAGAATTAATAGCGCACTCGTTAATGTCCTTACATTCATCGACCATACCAATTTGTTGATATCCAGGTGGACAAATGCACATGAACGTACCGATAAGATTTTTACATTGGTATTTGCAATTGTTCGCTGGTGTGGCACACTCGTCGACATCTGATCAAACAAAACTTAGTATCGAGATgtcaagatattttttaattagtaatttattgattattatagcGTACCAATACAATGTCTTCCATCAGGAGCCAAAGTATATCCGTACGGACAGATACATCTGAACGATCCAGGTGCATTATGACATCTAAAGGCACATTGATTACCTAATTCAAGGCACTCGTTAACATCCTCACAGATCTGATTGACACCTGGTGTGAAACCTTCGTTACAGGAACATTCGAAGCCACCATCTATATTGGTACAGGTACCATTGCCACAAATATTCTGAACTGTTAAACATTCATTATTGTCAATGCAACGTCTTCCAGTTTCGTCCAAAACATAACCAGATGGACACTCGCATCGGAAGGATCCATCGGTATTTATACATTCGCCACCGGAACATGCATCCGGCATAAAAAGACATTCGTTCAGATCAATACCAGTGTCATCCCTACCTACTCCTTCTGGGCACAATCTTCTAAAATCCTCtgtatgaataaatttataagatatcgttatcatttataatctttatcactttgatatatatatatatatatatatatatatatatatatatatgaagataaatttttgttttctttttgtaattacCACTATTCTCTGGTGGACATTGCTCGCAATATTTCCCCCAAGCTTTACCCATGGTACAACAACAATGTTTCTTCGTCATTCCACCTTTCCGAGGGAAAGAGCATTGGCCACGTCTATAACTATCATAACATTGTTCCTCCCTAACGTCAATGCATCTCATCGAATTAGGTTTGTCACTCAATTGAAAGCCAACTGGACATTCACAGATAACACCGCCGTCCGTGTTAATACATTGACCGTTTTCACAGATACCTATTGTCTCTAGACACTCGTCTATGTCTACAAATGggataacaattaataattaatattatttaatgataataattaatacacgtACCAAcgcatcttcttctttcgctgTTCAATTCGTAACCGGGTGGACAAGTACACATGTAAGATCCCATTAAATTCTGACATTTTCCTGGATATGGACACAATCCGGGTATCTAAAgttcaaagaatatttttacaatcgtttatattattctcgttaaaattttctaatattaccTCGTGACATTCGTCGACGTCTCGACAATGTTGTCTATCTTGAGCCAATATATAACCATCGGCACATTCGCAAATGAAAGTACCAACAGTGTTACGACATCTACCATTGCGACAAAGGAAAGGCATTATCCTACATTCATCGATatctaaacaaatattttttgtttttttgttagcttcttttttttatttttttttttttttttttaacaatctaTAATGCATTCGtttgatataaatgaaatatattataatgaaaagtcAAGGTACTTCGTACCAGCGCAATCGTTGTTTGGGCTCAACTTGAAGCCATCGTAACATTGACATTTATAAGAACCAAGAATATTTATGCAGGTCccattattacaaatatttggATTTCGTTGACATTCGTCGATGTCAACGCAATTTTCTCGATCGTGAGTCAAAGCAAAACCAGAATGGCAAATGCATTGGAAGCTACCCTGTAGATTGTTGCAAGCTGCGTTATTGCAAATACCAGAACGCTCGAAACATTCATCGATGTCGATGCAATCTCGTCGACTGATACCTAATTTATATCCCGCAGGACAAACACACTCGAAATATCCTTGTTGGTTGATGCACTGAGCATTACCGCTACAAGGATTTGGTATctatacgaaataatatttaattaaaaataatatcattaaataaatatatttctttaaacatAATCATGTAAATCTTACTTGCAAGcattcattttcatcgatacACTGATGCGAATCCTGATCATAAACATATCCTTGTTCGCATTGACACTCGAAACTGCCAGGCGTGTTCAAACAACGACCATGAGTACACATAGTTGGCATAAGAGCACACTCGTCGATTTCCTCAGTGTGATTAGTTATTGGATTCATAATTTGGCCTGGTACCAATCCACATAAAATTTCATGCTCacctaaataataataaattcgtttatatgttataattaaaattaactaaTTAAAGATTTGTAGGAATAATCGATCGGCCGATTACGTGTCCTCTCGGCTGGACATCTTTCGCATGGACTACCCCAGGCTGCTCCCATTGAACAGCAACATAACATTTTCGTCTGTGGTTGAGCCATAGGATTGAAACATTCTCCAGATTCATAGCTAACATAACAGGATTCTTTCCTTGTGTCGACGCATTCCTCTGTCATGAGTTAAtcttgttaaaatatatattaagaaattacgaatgcgaataaattattacaaatacgcACTTCCTCCTGGCATGGTTATATAGCCTTCGGGACACTCGCAGTGATACTTGCCCTGGTCGTTGATGCAACGACCCACGCTACATATGTACGGATGTAACGCGCACTCGTTTATATCTGAAAGTCATTTTAAAGAGGATCAATCCTtttaaagaaaggaacaatTCCATATGAGGATATTACGATCGTCCATCGACATTACCGACGCAGCTTGTTTTCATGTCGTCCAGAACGAAACCCTCGTTGCAAGAACACATAAAACTGCCAAAGGTATTAGTGCAATGACCATTCTGACATATATTCTCATGTTCCTCGCACTCGTTAATGTCTTCCAATATGACAGTGACACGGTTTGGCCTATAGCCCATACCACCAGGACAGAGTTCTTCGAATTCTTTCGTCCCTGGCTTGGGACATTCTTCGCAACGATTACCCCAAGCGGTACCAATGCTACAACAACACGTTGCCTTTGTTACTGACGTTGACATCTCGAAAACACATTGTGGTCTGCCAGTACCATGCTCGAAACCGGCATAACAGAAACCGTCGCGCCTGTCTGAAACATCATTATATTCAGtcgttataaatatagaatataaattgatccctgtgaattattatttaagagaTTCAAATATCAATTATGCAAGCTTACCGACGCAAGCGTTTCCAGCATCGACCAATTCGTAATGAGGCGGACattgacatatatattttccttgaGTATTTATACATGTTCCATATTGACAAGACTGTGGGCTCTCGCATTCATCGATATCCGTGCAATTAC
This Vespa velutina chromosome 10, iVesVel2.1, whole genome shotgun sequence DNA region includes the following protein-coding sequences:
- the LOC124952239 gene encoding galactose mutarotase-like, with amino-acid sequence MSHLSPAGREGYPGYMLTQVKYTWTDDNQLHINIRATATEPTPANITNYSLLNLAGHAAGPKELKKHVVTINADSWTFMDIKNYLPTGAIRSVENTVYDLRLPTQLTKETLYRVPGGGYNHNLCICSPSSWCYRFHARIIHPESGRTLEIYSNHPGLQFYTGNDLPDPNLVYPSDWEDYISKFCDDRNQTNSTIYGKEGVPYRRHGAFVLSPQNYPNAINIDNFPSCILYPGKVYVHDMSYKFGLLTKD